In the genome of Vicinamibacterales bacterium, one region contains:
- a CDS encoding NADH-quinone oxidoreductase subunit A, giving the protein MLAEYYPILLFILVGLAVGVGPMVLGKLLGPSRPDPEKLSPYECGFEAFEDARMKFDVRYYLVAILFILFDLEIAFLFPWATVVNEVGLFGFLSMMLFLAILVVGFVYEWMKGALEWE; this is encoded by the coding sequence ATGCTAGCTGAGTACTATCCAATCCTGCTCTTCATCCTCGTCGGCTTGGCGGTCGGCGTGGGCCCCATGGTGCTCGGCAAGCTGCTCGGCCCGAGCCGGCCGGATCCGGAGAAGCTCTCGCCCTACGAGTGCGGCTTCGAGGCCTTCGAGGACGCGCGCATGAAGTTCGACGTGCGCTACTACCTCGTGGCCATCCTCTTCATCCTGTTCGACCTGGAGATCGCCTTCCTCTTCCCCTGGGCCACGGTGGTCAACGAGGTCGGCCTGTTCGGCTTCCTGTCGATGATGCTGTTCCTCGCCATCCTCGTGGTGGGCTTCGTGT